From a region of the Calliphora vicina chromosome 4, idCalVici1.1, whole genome shotgun sequence genome:
- the LOC135958481 gene encoding uncharacterized protein LOC135958481: MYKLFKLLLLLLLNVNLLQTQYTERCLFIKDNQFQQYCRGVYPQEVAIKYHDDWIKVGEPFIIYRSHKTPTEYVVSFKHSPLHECKIIEVMSAINFTCDPHQKQQQQQQDNKLIPLSLQKAIGACFPMNLYVMDDLLRICLHQNKRNEKLRKSSKTVLHYTMESGLTSDAAVGVAINVAI; the protein is encoded by the exons atgtataaattatttaaattactgCTActtcttttattaaatgttaaccTCCTGCAAACACAATATACCGAACGTTGCCTTTTCATAAAGGACAATCAATTTCAACAGTACTGCCGCGGTGTTTATCCCCAAGAAGTTGCCATAAAATATCACGATGACTGGATAAAGGTCGGCGAACCGTTTATCATATATCGATCGCACAAAACCCCAACGGAATATGTGGTCTCTTTCAAACACTCGCCATTACATGAATGCAAAATTATCGAAGTTATGTCGGCCATAAATTTTACTTGTGATCCACACcaaaagcaacaacagcaacagcaggaCAACAAGCTAATTCCATTATCTTTGCAAAAAGCAATAGGCGCCTGTTTCCCCATGAATTTGTATGTCATGGATGATTTGCTACGCATTTGTTTGCATCAAAATAAACGCAATGAAAAGTTAAGAAAATCATCGAAAACCGTTTTGCACTATACGATGGAGTCTGGCCTGACTAGTGACGCAGCAGTCGGTGTGGCAATTAATGTGG CGATATGa